The Candidatus Poribacteria bacterium genome includes the window AATTTAATGAGCGTGCCCTTCCGAAATTTGACGGGGCGGGAGCCGCAGTAGCAGATCTTAAATCTGTGTCACATTCAACCGACACGTTCAGCGTTCACTTCGGTCCCATAGCGAGTGGAGACGAAGATGTGGTAGAAACCGAAAGGAAGAGAATGCTCCATGAATCCACAGGGGCACTTGCCGTAGCGTGGGAAGGGGCTGGTGGGGCAAAGGCATGTGTGTTCAGTGGCTTTCCGTTTGTTGAGATTCGGGGCGTGACCGACACAGCGGATCGCAATGCGGCATCAGATTTTGAGAAGAATTTGGAAGTTGCGATGAGCAACCTCGCAACGTTAATCATATCTTGGACAAGCCACGTAGAGCAGAAAGAAGTGGGGTAAATCATGAAAAGGATAGTGATTGTTGGACCAGGTGGACTTGGTGGAACAGTTGCCGCCCTCTTAGCGCGACAAGGGGAATGCAATGTGACCATTGTTGGCCGTCCGGGCGCACATATTGATACGATTCAGGAGCAACGTGCCCTCCATCTAACCGGACTTAAGGAGTTTACCGTCCAAATCAATGCAACCGATGATCCCAAAAGTATTCAAGAATGCGATATCCTCATCTACACTGTAAAAGCCCAAGACACAGAAGCCGTGCTAACGACGACGAAGCATATACAGGCACATGCCTGTGTCACTTCTCTCCAGAATGGTGTGGTGAAAGATGAGTTGTTGATTAATGTCTTTGGAAAGGAAAAAGTAATCGGCGGCCTTGCGGTCG containing:
- a CDS encoding 5'-methylthioadenosine/S-adenosylhomocysteine nucleosidase translates to MKRLIITPMREELDFLLQGCTKAGFQAESGIIGRLPVVRLPDLGVTLARGGLGKVQFAVQTQHLLDTCSYWDLIVCAGAAGALVDEVSVGDAVVATTTVEHDYNNKFNERALPKFDGAGAAVADLKSVSHSTDTFSVHFGPIASGDEDVVETERKRMLHESTGALAVAWEGAGGAKACVFSGFPFVEIRGVTDTADRNAASDFEKNLEVAMSNLATLIISWTSHVEQKEVG